ATTGTCATATTCGAATAGCCAAAAATTCCCACCGCCATAAACTGGGTAGTCGCCTTCCTCAGGAGATTCTACAAAGTATTCCGAGTCACGCGTTCTATGGAGTTCCTCACCATATATGTCAATGTCCCACCTGTTAGATATTTCTTGACTGATAGGAGGATGGTTTACAAGTGTATTCATGACCGATAGTTCACGGCTACTCGAGATCTGGGGGAAAATCGTCGCTCGGGGAGAGTAGTTTCTCAGAACTTCTGCTGGGATACTCAACAGGCTATCTGTATCTTCAAGAACGGACAAGTCTCGTTGTAGGAACTTTGCTCGCAGTTGGTCTGTAGTGCCCGAGTTCTTGAATGAGACAATACCGAACTTGTACCTATCGTCTATGTCAAAGATGCCTTTATTTTCGAACCCTATAATATAATCCAGCCGTGTTTCTGACAGCAAGTGCTCTCGAATGTCTCCAGAGGACATTCCAGTAAATAGCTTCCCAGGGAGTACAAACGTGGTATAGCCTTCGTCAGAGTTCAATTGGAATGCCCTCTCCAAAAAGAGCATTGAGAGATCTGTAGTCCCTTGTCCTCCAACTTCCGGACTTTGGAGTACATAATCCTGATTTTCACTGTAGTAAGCTCTGAGACGGTCGATATCTTCCTCATGTTCCTGCCATCCCTGAGCAATCTCCTCATCCTCGCACAGCTCTTCTATCCGGGTTTCTTTTTCATTTGCAGGGAGTGTCCGGAATCCTGGATCAAACTGGGTGAAGTATCGATTCCGGTCTGGTGTTAAAGCTCGCCATGGCGGATTTCCAATAAGAATGTCAAATCCTCCAGACTCATACACAACCGCAAATTCAAGTACCCAATGGAATGGCTTGAATTGTTCCAGATTGTCCAAGTTTATCTCACTAATATCTGCGTCCTGAAACCTATCGAGGATTTTCTCGTTCAGCTTTTGCTTATGTTCTTCTATAAGCTTCTCTGCCCGTCTCCGGGCATTTGCTGCTTCACTGGATGAAGACGCACGACGATGGGCGTTCACAGCCTCAATAACATCTTCATACATATCCCGGACGCCTTCACCAGCGCCACCACCCCAGTTGGAGAGGGAAGCGTCTCCATCATCATTGATTTCTACGAGGTCGGTGAATCCCATCAAAGTGTTACCTTCTCGAATATTGAAGTCAATATTTGGTAGGGGTTCGACCTCATTAGGCTCATCTTCTATGTCTGCCACCATCGACAACCACAGCCGAAGTTTGCAGATTTCAACAGCCCCTTCGTCGATATCCACTCCGTACAGGTTATTCAATATGATTGATTGCTTAGCGTACAGCGAGGTATTTCCTTGACCTCCTTCAATTCGTTCTAGTTCCTCTATCGTACGTTCCTCCAGTTCCCAAGCTTTGCCTTCGTCTCTGAGTTGTTGGAAGAACTCAATGCACTGCATATAGATGTCCAAAAGTACTTCCTGAGCGGCGAGGAGGAAGGCCCCACTCCCAACCGCTGGATCGAGGACTCGAGCTTCTTTTAGGAAATCATGATATAGCGCCTCCACGTGCCGTGTCTCGACGTTTTCGGTCGGAACCTGCGTCGTGACCGCTCCTCCATCGGCTAGTGCCTCCACGCCGCTATCAGCATCCAAAGCTGGGAACCCAAAGATATCGTCAATTTTCTCGTACCCGGCACCAACTTCCTCGTTGAGCTGGTCAAGGAGGTACGGATGAATCGTCCGCCGAGACATGAACCCGGTCATCTCCTCGGGAGTGTAGTACGCCCCCATCTCCTTCTGGTTGACTGTCTGCTCGAAAATGTGGCCGAGGATGGCTGGCGAAAGGTTCTTTGGATCGACGATGTCGAGCCGCTCGTCGACGTTCCAGTTCCAATCCGAGAGGAAGTCAAGGATATCACCGAACAGTTCGTTAGTGCGCTTGGTCGTATCCCCGAGACGAGCGTCCTCAAACTCCTCCTCAATTGGGTTCTTCGAGAACAAACCGCCGTTGAGGTACGGAAGTGC
This DNA window, taken from Haloarcula taiwanensis, encodes the following:
- a CDS encoding type II restriction endonuclease subunit M, whose amino-acid sequence is MDTLQQITAKDIAGWDSLSDVASTFEKRGLKVRDNFGDDNELVLQLTDREFIVLVEAGPGESASDFKPDDRRRRTNLVATNDYEEFTFLTRIRALDGQQHGRIKHQKLSFTKEQMTSETGEKNTILQKLNSLEFGSAAAIYDDLYDTKQVVKEFYQQFETLRTDLVQEVAGIPDDRGDAKQRYVQVTLDRMIFLYFIQEKRLLDRDPNYLHDHHKQRVDEGENVYEEFYEPLFFDYLAENKKSTEFGALPYLNGGLFSKNPIEEEFEDARLGDTTKRTNELFGDILDFLSDWNWNVDERLDIVDPKNLSPAILGHIFEQTVNQKEMGAYYTPEEMTGFMSRRTIHPYLLDQLNEEVGAGYEKIDDIFGFPALDADSGVEALADGGAVTTQVPTENVETRHVEALYHDFLKEARVLDPAVGSGAFLLAAQEVLLDIYMQCIEFFQQLRDEGKAWELEERTIEELERIEGGQGNTSLYAKQSIILNNLYGVDIDEGAVEICKLRLWLSMVADIEDEPNEVEPLPNIDFNIREGNTLMGFTDLVEINDDGDASLSNWGGGAGEGVRDMYEDVIEAVNAHRRASSSSEAANARRRAEKLIEEHKQKLNEKILDRFQDADISEINLDNLEQFKPFHWVLEFAVVYESGGFDILIGNPPWRALTPDRNRYFTQFDPGFRTLPANEKETRIEELCEDEEIAQGWQEHEEDIDRLRAYYSENQDYVLQSPEVGGQGTTDLSMLFLERAFQLNSDEGYTTFVLPGKLFTGMSSGDIREHLLSETRLDYIIGFENKGIFDIDDRYKFGIVSFKNSGTTDQLRAKFLQRDLSVLEDTDSLLSIPAEVLRNYSPRATIFPQISSSRELSVMNTLVNHPPISQEISNRWDIDIYGEELHRTRDSEYFVESPEEGDYPVYGGGNFWLFEYDNTFLDDLSDIEYWGVDETRNDTPSAKSRVRGKNEKRLKKAIYEAFDGTGSQIGFVNDLLERHRGEGLKEDDVLLDCTAHRIAFRDVSNNTNERSMVAAILPRGAVCHNKAPTIRPYKIDPEEEHLSEENLHDMYVRKFTDQELFAVLGLLNSIPFDYIVRTKLDTTMSVNAIEESQAPRLSEEDNWFNYIAERSARLNAYGDEFADVRKEMGDIDPATQESARDEIQAEIDAAAFHAYGFERRDVEFVLENFHRVSSPRIMTEEYFDMVFEKFDLLAEEGPFK